The Diceros bicornis minor isolate mBicDic1 chromosome 14, mDicBic1.mat.cur, whole genome shotgun sequence genome segment TACTTTACTCCTGACACCTCCATCCCTTCCTCACATTCTACACTGTTTCTTGCCTCAGTATCTACTCATGGTTATCCTTTTACCTGAAATGCTCTCACCTCCATATGTTCCATTTTCCACAGAAATCATTGATCACTTCAGGATAACTTCCTTTCACTAATATTTCTTACAGATTAATTTCATTAACTTTCTTTTAGTGTATTGCAATTATCTGTTGATTGTCAATCTTCCATACCAGATCATAATCTCCTTAAGAGTATGGACTGGTTTTAGTTGGCCTAGTATCCTCAGCACCTGGTATATCTTACATATGCTAGATACTTAGCACACGATTGCTCAAAATTATACATCTTTGCTTTCATATATGTCTCTCCTGCCTGGAATATTCTGCCCACTCTCCTGTCCTTTGCCTGGTCAACTGTTACCTGTCCTTCAAAACTCAGCCTACAAACTACCTTCTTCAGGGAGCCACCCCTGACCTTGATTCTCACACCCTCCTCTACCCCCAGTCTGGGTTTggtctctctctgctcccccagCACCTATACTTACCCAGACATTATCATTTATCGCATTTCCactataaaatattgaataatttgATGAAACTTGTATTTCAAGAAGACTATTttggtaaaggaaaaggaaaactagAGACTAGAAGGCTACACAGAAGGTAATTGTGCTAAGATAGTTGTGAAGAGGTTGTGAGATTAATGGTGGGATAGTGAGGAGAGAATATAAATAACGATTTTCTAAGCAACAATTGATGAGATTCCAGTGATTGGGAGATGAGGAATGAGAGAAGGTATTAAGAGGACAGTGATATAGTAAGATTGGGAATCAAGGCAGAATTTTCAAACCACTTGTAGTGGGGTTAGTTGTGGTTGGGGAAGATACAAGAGTTTGTTTTAGACCATGCTGATTTTGAGTTGATGACGGGACATGTCTAGCAGGCATTTGGAGGATATGACACAGTTGCACACAAAAGAGGCTATATCACTGGTCATACAGATTAGGATGATGGAATTTATTATATCGTAAGAGATAGTAGGTTGAACTACTAGTGCTCCGAAGACTGAAATCATGAGTTTGGATAAACTCTCCCCAGCCTTAAAGAATAGGCATAAATCAGGAATGCAGGGAATGATAGGAGTTGGAGAAGAGAAAGCAACTTAAAAGGGGACAAATGAGGACTGTGCAAGTGATTCTTGTTTTGGAGATCTACttttatcttttccattttagtCCTACTTATCTGAAGCATGGAGAAGATATAGAGCTGCACTAAAAGTTCTCCGTTAATCACTACCAGACAGAAACTTGGATTATTCACATGGAAATTCTCTCCATAGGAAACCAAACTATTACTGAATTTGTCCTCCTTGGTTTCTACGACATAGCTGAGCTGCATCTCCTTTTCTTTATTGTGTTCACTCTCATCTATACCTCCATCATCATAGGGAATATGCTAATCATTGTGGCAGTGGTTAGCTCCCAGAGGCTCCACACACCCATGTATTACTTTCTGGCTAATCTGTCCTTCCTGGAGATCCTTTATACCTCCACAGTAGTGCCAAAAATGTTGGAGGGCTTCTTGCAGGAGGCAGCCATCTCTGTGGCTGCTTGCTTGCTCCAGTTCTTTGTTTTTGGTTCTCTAGCCACTGCTGAATGCTTCATGCTGACTGTCATGGCATATGATCGCTACCTGGCAATCTGCTACCCACTCCGCTACCCACTCCTCATGGGACCCAGATGGTGCTTGGGGCTGGTAGTCATAGCTTGGCTCTCTGGCTTCATGGTAGATGGATTGGTTGTGACCCTTATGGCCCAGCTGAGATTCTGTGGTCCCAGCTACATTGACCACTTTTACTGTGACTTCATGCCTTTGATGGGCCTGGCCTGCTCAGATCCCAGCATAGCCCAGATGACAACATTCATTCTCTCTGTGGTCTGCCTTACTATTCCTTTTGGACTGATTCTGACATCTTATGCCTGGATTGTGGTAGCTGTGCTGAGAGTTCCTACTGGGGCCAGTAGGAGAAAAGCTTTCTCTACATGCTCCTCTCACTTAGCTGTAGTGGCCGCGTTCTATGGAACTCTCATCGTCTTGTACGTTGCACCATCTGCTGTCCACTCCCAGCTCCTCTTGAAGGTCTTTGCCCTGCTCTACACTGTGGTCACCCCTCTCTTCAATCCTGTGATCTACACCCTGAGGAATAAGGAAGTTCATCAGGCACTACAGAGGCTTCTCTACGTTAAGCAAACAGAAACACTAGACTGAAGAAGGATTGTGGTGAAGATTTTATTTGGACTTTGCATATCTCCATTGGGATGTCAGCCAGGATTGGTTGGGGAGGATTAACTTGTTCTATTCTGATGTTTCCCTCTCTGAAAGCTTCTATAGTTATTCTAAAAAATGAGGATGGTAGAGCAATAATTTTCAAGTGGTAACAAGAATTTTTACTTtgatcttttattatttctttattaaataggCAATGGAT includes the following:
- the LOC131413945 gene encoding olfactory receptor 11A1-like, translated to MEILSIGNQTITEFVLLGFYDIAELHLLFFIVFTLIYTSIIIGNMLIIVAVVSSQRLHTPMYYFLANLSFLEILYTSTVVPKMLEGFLQEAAISVAACLLQFFVFGSLATAECFMLTVMAYDRYLAICYPLRYPLLMGPRWCLGLVVIAWLSGFMVDGLVVTLMAQLRFCGPSYIDHFYCDFMPLMGLACSDPSIAQMTTFILSVVCLTIPFGLILTSYAWIVVAVLRVPTGASRRKAFSTCSSHLAVVAAFYGTLIVLYVAPSAVHSQLLLKVFALLYTVVTPLFNPVIYTLRNKEVHQALQRLLYVKQTETLD